The Acetivibrio saccincola genome window below encodes:
- a CDS encoding YIP1 family protein produces MNKANIARQEQSEDLEELSVLERITGVFISPGKVMKWLAKNPKILLPIIISAIVPLFTLILNYPSFKEALMTAIETELANMGEELIPGTERILEIFLAAGAIMGAVGTVLLDILTISLLLWGIIKLFKGGGELKQYISIVSHAGLISLLVFIVISVVSFIMGKFTLDVSITSLAVIIPESLQGTFIYGVLNNVEIFTIWQYFVIGIGTSEVSGFGKGKSYAIAGGVYLATLLLAGVMNAV; encoded by the coding sequence ATGAATAAAGCAAACATTGCAAGACAGGAACAATCAGAAGATTTAGAAGAATTGAGTGTTTTAGAAAGAATTACAGGAGTTTTTATATCACCTGGGAAAGTAATGAAGTGGCTGGCTAAAAACCCAAAGATACTGTTGCCGATAATAATAAGTGCTATAGTACCTTTGTTTACATTGATTTTAAACTACCCATCTTTTAAAGAAGCGTTGATGACAGCTATAGAAACCGAACTGGCAAATATGGGTGAAGAACTTATTCCGGGAACAGAAAGGATACTGGAGATTTTTTTGGCGGCAGGGGCAATAATGGGAGCAGTGGGAACGGTGCTTTTGGATATATTAACTATCTCTCTGTTATTGTGGGGAATAATAAAATTATTTAAAGGCGGAGGGGAATTAAAGCAATATATATCAATTGTGTCCCATGCAGGATTGATATCACTTTTGGTTTTTATAGTGATATCTGTAGTATCATTTATCATGGGGAAATTTACTTTGGATGTTTCCATAACAAGTTTGGCGGTTATTATACCTGAAAGTTTACAGGGAACTTTTATTTATGGAGTATTAAATAATGTAGAAATTTTTACTATTTGGCAGTATTTTGTCATTGGTATAGGCACTTCAGAAGTGAGTGGTTTTGGCAAAGGCAAATCATATGCAATTGCAGGGGGAGTATACCTTGCAACATTGCTGCTGGCAGGTGTTATGAATGCTGTGTAA
- the speE gene encoding polyamine aminopropyltransferase yields the protein MAHKRGGKKPVFDILYKIPGKLAMKELGKYFKYEDGDIWFVETDRNNMKLEYRAKELISSVKSPFQQIDIVDLYDFGKCLVLDGAIQSTVLDGHIYNEMISHIPIVTHDNPQDVLIIGGGDCGVANEVLKYEEVKKVDFVEIDELVVKECVEHIPEIAGTTSQDNRVNFIFTDGVKFVEDKKNLYDVILVDSSDPVGPAVQLFSREFYQNAKNCLKEDGIMVCQSQSPLFNKDILRNTHKILNELYPIVRTYYAIVPSYPGGIWSFTLASLKNDPLEVDVMKLKTNTKYINEGVFQSCFKLPNMFKYVLE from the coding sequence TTGGCACATAAGAGAGGAGGGAAAAAACCGGTATTTGATATTTTATACAAGATACCGGGAAAATTGGCAATGAAGGAATTAGGCAAATATTTTAAATACGAAGACGGAGACATCTGGTTTGTGGAAACTGACAGAAATAACATGAAATTAGAGTACAGGGCTAAGGAGTTAATCTCATCTGTAAAGTCACCATTCCAGCAAATAGATATAGTGGATTTATACGATTTTGGAAAATGTTTGGTGCTTGACGGGGCAATCCAATCTACAGTATTGGACGGTCATATATATAATGAAATGATTTCCCATATACCCATTGTAACCCATGATAACCCGCAAGATGTACTGATAATCGGGGGCGGGGACTGTGGTGTTGCAAATGAAGTACTAAAATATGAAGAGGTTAAGAAAGTTGATTTTGTTGAAATTGATGAATTGGTGGTAAAGGAATGTGTTGAACATATTCCCGAAATTGCGGGGACAACATCCCAAGACAACAGAGTGAATTTTATATTTACAGACGGGGTAAAATTTGTAGAAGATAAAAAAAACCTTTATGACGTGATATTAGTGGATTCATCCGACCCTGTAGGTCCGGCAGTTCAATTGTTTTCAAGGGAATTTTATCAAAATGCAAAAAATTGCCTTAAAGAAGACGGGATAATGGTATGCCAGAGCCAATCCCCCCTGTTTAATAAAGATATACTTAGAAACACCCATAAAATTTTAAATGAATTATATCCTATAGTAAGAACATATTATGCCATTGTGCCAAGCTATCCTGGCGGCATATGGAGCTTTACCCTTGCTTCTTTAAAGAATGACCCTCTTGAGGTGGATGTAATGAAACTTAAAACCAATACAAAGTACATCAATGAGGGTGTTTTTCAGTCCTGTTTCAAATTACCTAATATGTTCAAGTATGTTTTAGAATAA
- a CDS encoding DUF4240 domain-containing protein, with protein sequence MDANKFWELIEDSKKKSEGDPEKQIKILVSNIAKLPEEEIYEFDRIFNTYYFASYTSELWAAAYIINGGCSDDGFDYFRGWLIAQGREVYENALKDPQSLAEDISEDEAGDIELEDILSVSYDAYKLKTGKDDFYDKVEVSEYPEIELNWSEDERELEKMFPKLIKKFWK encoded by the coding sequence ATGGATGCAAATAAGTTTTGGGAACTAATTGAAGATAGTAAAAAAAAGAGTGAAGGTGATCCAGAAAAGCAAATTAAGATTTTAGTTTCTAATATTGCAAAGTTACCTGAAGAAGAAATCTATGAATTTGATAGAATATTCAATACATATTACTTTGCTTCATACACATCTGAACTTTGGGCGGCAGCGTATATTATAAATGGTGGATGTTCTGATGATGGATTTGACTATTTTAGAGGATGGTTGATAGCCCAGGGAAGAGAAGTTTACGAAAACGCTCTAAAAGACCCACAGAGTCTTGCTGAAGATATAAGTGAAGATGAGGCCGGTGATATCGAACTTGAAGATATACTGTCTGTTTCTTATGATGCCTACAAACTAAAAACCGGAAAAGATGATTTTTATGACAAAGTTGAAGTATCAGAGTATCCCGAAATAGAATTAAATTGGAGTGAGGATGAAAGAGAGCTGGAGAAAATGTTTCCAAAACTTATAAAGAAATTTTGGAAGTAG
- a CDS encoding polymorphic toxin-type HINT domain-containing protein codes for MDKRGNILIKTDDGYKEIKDIEVGDLVYSEDPLTGEKGLKRVTNVFVNETSVIVRIYAGDEEIETTPTHPFWVIEKGWVAAGDIEAGDKVYLYSGEGREVKEVRFEYLDTPIKVYNFEVEDWHTYFVSEQDVFVHNSC; via the coding sequence TTGGATAAACGTGGGAATATCCTAATTAAGACGGATGATGGCTATAAAGAGATTAAGGATATAGAGGTAGGGGATCTGGTTTATTCAGAAGATCCGCTGACAGGAGAAAAGGGACTTAAGAGAGTAACCAATGTATTTGTAAATGAAACCAGCGTTATAGTAAGGATTTATGCAGGAGATGAAGAAATAGAAACAACACCCACCCATCCGTTTTGGGTAATAGAAAAAGGCTGGGTAGCAGCAGGTGACATAGAAGCAGGAGATAAGGTATACTTATATTCAGGAGAAGGAAGAGAAGTAAAAGAAGTAAGATTTGAGTATTTAGATACGCCAATAAAGGTATATAACTTTGAAGTTGAAGACTGGCATACCTACTTTGTATCAGAGCAGGACGTATTTGTACATAATAGCTGCTGA
- a CDS encoding DUF554 domain-containing protein has product MMPKGSIVNAVAVIAGTMLGILIKGKLSEKFKTTIMQALGLAVIIIGLSGTLSAIFKVASNGTLENNNIMTMIIFLVLGSIIGEAIDIEEKLNRFANFAQKKLPGSEGNFSVGFVTATLLFCVGAMAIVGSLEEGLTGNADTLYAKSILDGTSSIIFSATLGIGVLFSSVPVLLYQGSITLLAGILKPLLTPDVINQMSLVGNILILGIGLNILKIRTIKVGNMLPAVFLPIIYYLIRILIG; this is encoded by the coding sequence ATGATGCCTAAAGGAAGTATAGTAAATGCCGTTGCTGTAATAGCCGGTACCATGTTAGGTATACTTATAAAAGGTAAATTATCTGAAAAATTCAAAACAACCATAATGCAGGCATTAGGTTTAGCTGTTATCATTATTGGGTTATCCGGCACACTTTCTGCTATTTTCAAAGTTGCTTCAAACGGCACTCTTGAAAACAACAATATAATGACAATGATAATTTTTCTTGTTTTAGGCTCTATAATAGGTGAAGCCATAGATATTGAAGAAAAACTCAACAGGTTTGCAAACTTTGCTCAAAAGAAGCTTCCCGGTTCAGAAGGTAATTTCTCTGTAGGCTTTGTAACCGCTACCCTCCTTTTTTGTGTAGGAGCAATGGCAATTGTAGGTTCTTTAGAAGAAGGCCTGACCGGAAATGCCGATACACTTTATGCCAAGTCAATTTTGGACGGTACAAGCTCTATAATTTTCAGCGCTACTTTAGGTATAGGAGTTCTTTTTTCATCTGTTCCGGTTCTCCTTTACCAGGGCTCAATTACCCTCCTTGCAGGAATTTTAAAACCCTTACTGACTCCTGATGTGATAAATCAGATGTCCCTTGTGGGAAATATTCTTATTTTAGGTATTGGTTTAAATATCCTAAAAATCCGCACTATTAAAGTAGGCAATATGCTTCCGGCGGTGTTTTTGCCGATTATTTATTATTTAATTCGAATTTTAATTGGCTAA
- a CDS encoding TerD family protein, protein MAQPQGGSGSVGVSLKKGQKVSLTKFNNNLDNILVGLGWDTAQNTGIPYDLDVEVFMLGANDKVIGDDWFVFYNKLTSPDGSVVHSGDNRTGFGEGDDETIKVQLSKVSPQVQKLVFVVTIDDAVARGHNFGQVSNAYIRIVDLSSNRELVRYNLTEYYPNVISMVVGEIYRYNNEWKFNPVGDGTADDLMGLCIRYGVRVQ, encoded by the coding sequence ATGGCTCAGCCGCAAGGTGGAAGTGGCTCTGTGGGAGTTTCACTAAAAAAAGGCCAAAAGGTAAGTCTCACAAAGTTCAACAACAATTTGGACAATATATTAGTTGGATTAGGATGGGATACAGCACAAAATACCGGTATACCATATGATCTGGACGTAGAAGTTTTCATGCTGGGAGCAAATGATAAGGTAATTGGAGACGACTGGTTTGTTTTCTATAACAAACTTACCAGCCCTGATGGAAGTGTTGTACACTCCGGGGACAACAGAACAGGATTTGGTGAAGGTGACGATGAAACTATAAAAGTTCAGTTGTCAAAAGTATCACCGCAAGTTCAAAAACTTGTATTTGTGGTTACTATAGATGATGCTGTCGCCAGAGGCCATAATTTTGGACAAGTTTCCAATGCCTATATCAGGATAGTTGACCTGTCTTCCAACAGAGAGCTTGTAAGATATAACCTTACGGAATATTATCCAAATGTTATTTCCATGGTGGTTGGAGAAATCTACCGATATAATAATGAATGGAAATTTAATCCTGTGGGAGACGGTACAGCAGACGACCTAATGGGATTATGCATAAGGTACGGAGTAAGAGTACAATAA
- a CDS encoding methylated-DNA--[protein]-cysteine S-methyltransferase, with protein sequence MSRTEETFTGYIDTPIGLLEIKGTKKEIVSVSFTDKKSKTSCLSEEVEKCRKELKEYFEGKRHNFTCKIRLEGTDFQKKVWQELLNIGYGEVASYKEVACKIGKDNACRAVGNANNKNKISIIVPCHRVVGAGGELTGYAAGLWRKKWLLDHEKKHINAF encoded by the coding sequence ATGAGCAGAACAGAAGAAACTTTTACCGGTTATATTGATACTCCCATAGGATTGCTTGAAATCAAGGGTACAAAAAAAGAAATAGTTTCTGTTTCATTTACTGATAAAAAATCTAAAACTTCTTGCCTTTCAGAAGAAGTGGAAAAGTGTAGAAAAGAATTAAAAGAATATTTTGAGGGAAAAAGGCATAATTTTACATGCAAAATCCGTCTTGAGGGCACGGATTTTCAAAAAAAAGTGTGGCAGGAATTATTAAATATAGGCTACGGGGAAGTTGCTTCATATAAAGAAGTTGCTTGTAAGATAGGAAAAGATAATGCCTGCAGGGCAGTTGGAAATGCCAACAACAAAAATAAGATATCTATAATAGTTCCTTGTCACAGGGTTGTAGGTGCAGGAGGGGAATTAACCGGCTATGCAGCAGGGTTGTGGAGAAAAAAGTGGCTGCTTGACCACGAGAAAAAACATATAAATGCCTTTTAG
- a CDS encoding immunity 26/phosphotriesterase HocA family protein: MIKKNENPLAKEWEKRYSEQPADIKQKLDELYQINPKKYQLRVIKKTKVKLKEGDVFVLSPRENIYFYGKVLKTNIDHKEKDTFVHGKNVVFIFKNKTTVPSIDDFKPDYSQLLIRPAIVDISYWNKGFFYNVGNTGISDYEKNLDYGFYRIGIKSDWYCKEDGTVLETKPKILGLYGITTITGIARLVEKELIINPKLLEFD; this comes from the coding sequence ATGATTAAGAAAAATGAAAATCCACTAGCGAAGGAATGGGAAAAAAGGTATTCGGAACAACCTGCAGACATAAAACAAAAGCTGGACGAATTGTATCAAATAAATCCCAAGAAATACCAATTACGGGTAATTAAAAAAACGAAAGTAAAGTTAAAAGAGGGGGATGTTTTTGTTTTAAGTCCCAGAGAAAATATTTATTTTTACGGTAAAGTCCTGAAGACAAATATAGATCATAAAGAAAAAGATACTTTTGTACATGGAAAAAATGTAGTATTTATTTTTAAAAATAAAACCACCGTACCCAGTATAGATGATTTTAAACCGGATTATTCCCAATTACTGATTAGACCTGCTATTGTGGATATAAGTTACTGGAATAAAGGTTTCTTTTATAATGTGGGAAATACAGGTATATCTGACTATGAAAAAAATTTAGATTATGGTTTTTATAGAATAGGTATTAAGTCAGATTGGTATTGTAAAGAAGATGGAACTGTGTTAGAAACCAAGCCTAAAATTCTTGGACTTTATGGAATTACGACAATAACTGGGATTGCTCGGCTAGTTGAAAAAGAGTTAATAATTAATCCTAAATTACTGGAGTTTGATTAA
- a CDS encoding tryptophanase, protein MSEVKFFYGGNVPLEMHKVRIVQKLDLVPIERRLEAIKEAGNNTFLLKNQDIYLDMLTDSGVNAMSDKQLAAMMESDDSYAGSASYTRLENKIKEIFGMEYFLPAHQGRACENIISQAYVKPGTIVPMNYHFTTTKAHITLNGGTVEELIIDEGLKTTSDYPFKGNMDVEKLRALIAKHGPEKIAFVRIETGTNLIGGQPHSLENMREVKKVCDEYGIMLVLDASLLADNLYFIKKREEACKDMSIREITRAIAELSDIIYFSARKLGCARGGGICTNNKDVYMKLRELVTLYEGFLTYGGMSIREIEAIAVGLEETMDENMINQGPQFIAYMCEKLKEHGIPVITPPGGLGCHLNAMEFVDHIPQSQYPAGALASALYLVSGVRGMERGTISEQRNEDGSEHFANTELLRLALPRRVFTLSQVEYAVDRIRWLYENRKLIGGLSFVEEPKVLRFFFGKLEPVSDWQTKLVEKFKADFGDSL, encoded by the coding sequence ATGTCTGAAGTTAAATTTTTTTATGGCGGCAACGTACCTTTAGAGATGCATAAGGTAAGAATTGTACAAAAGTTAGATCTTGTTCCCATTGAACGCCGCCTTGAAGCCATAAAAGAGGCTGGTAACAACACTTTCTTATTAAAAAACCAAGACATTTATCTTGACATGCTCACTGATAGCGGTGTAAATGCCATGAGTGATAAGCAGCTGGCTGCTATGATGGAATCAGATGACAGCTATGCGGGTTCTGCATCCTATACAAGACTGGAAAACAAAATTAAAGAAATTTTTGGAATGGAATATTTTCTTCCGGCCCACCAGGGAAGGGCTTGTGAAAACATCATTTCCCAGGCATATGTTAAGCCAGGAACTATTGTTCCTATGAATTACCACTTTACTACAACTAAAGCCCATATTACGTTAAATGGTGGTACAGTTGAAGAATTAATTATAGATGAAGGATTAAAAACAACCAGTGACTATCCTTTTAAAGGCAATATGGATGTTGAAAAACTAAGAGCTCTTATTGCTAAGCACGGTCCTGAAAAAATTGCCTTTGTACGTATAGAAACAGGTACAAATCTAATCGGAGGTCAGCCTCACTCCCTTGAAAATATGCGGGAAGTTAAAAAAGTCTGTGATGAATATGGTATTATGCTTGTCTTAGATGCAAGTCTTTTAGCAGACAATCTTTACTTTATCAAAAAACGTGAAGAAGCATGTAAAGATATGAGCATAAGGGAAATTACCCGTGCTATAGCTGAACTTTCAGATATTATTTACTTTTCAGCACGAAAACTTGGATGTGCACGGGGCGGCGGTATTTGTACAAATAACAAAGATGTATATATGAAACTTCGTGAACTGGTTACACTATATGAAGGATTCCTCACATACGGTGGAATGTCCATAAGGGAAATAGAAGCCATTGCTGTAGGACTTGAAGAAACCATGGATGAAAACATGATAAATCAAGGACCTCAGTTTATTGCTTATATGTGCGAAAAACTTAAAGAACATGGCATACCTGTTATTACACCGCCAGGGGGCTTAGGATGCCACCTTAATGCTATGGAGTTTGTTGACCATATTCCTCAAAGCCAGTATCCTGCCGGTGCACTTGCGTCAGCACTGTACCTTGTAAGTGGCGTACGTGGTATGGAAAGAGGAACTATATCTGAGCAAAGAAACGAAGACGGAAGCGAACATTTTGCCAACACGGAATTGCTGCGCTTGGCTCTTCCAAGACGTGTATTCACCCTTTCACAGGTGGAATACGCTGTAGACCGAATCAGATGGCTTTATGAAAACCGCAAACTAATCGGAGGATTATCCTTTGTAGAAGAACCTAAAGTTTTACGCTTCTTCTTTGGTAAATTAGAGCCTGTTTCAGACTGGCAGACTAAATTAGTTGAAAAATTCAAAGCTGATTTTGGTGACAGTTTATAA
- a CDS encoding TerD family protein gives MNIVQRDQKVKLSDLLPDFEVLKVGLGWKVDASGEEFDLDASAFMLTHDNQVRNKKDFVFYNNLSDISGVLQHSGDNVTGGEGDCEQITVNMKAVPPEIGHITFVVTIHKALERQQTFGRVNDAYIRVVDAKTGKEILRYNLEKEFYSATSVVIADIAKFNNEWYFDAVGVPFSGGLEAIANDFDLDLTKK, from the coding sequence ATGAATATAGTACAAAGAGACCAAAAGGTAAAGCTATCAGACTTATTGCCGGATTTTGAAGTATTGAAAGTAGGTTTAGGATGGAAAGTAGACGCTTCTGGAGAAGAATTCGATTTAGACGCCAGTGCATTTATGCTTACCCATGATAACCAGGTAAGAAACAAAAAGGACTTTGTTTTCTACAATAATTTATCCGATATATCAGGCGTCCTGCAGCACAGTGGGGACAATGTAACCGGAGGGGAAGGAGATTGTGAACAAATTACAGTAAACATGAAAGCAGTACCTCCGGAAATTGGTCATATCACATTTGTGGTGACAATCCACAAAGCCCTTGAAAGACAGCAAACCTTTGGAAGAGTTAACGATGCATACATAAGAGTTGTTGATGCCAAAACAGGAAAAGAAATACTAAGATACAATTTGGAAAAAGAGTTTTATAGTGCTACCTCTGTGGTAATTGCAGATATTGCAAAGTTTAATAACGAATGGTATTTTGACGCTGTAGGAGTACCTTTTTCAGGAGGATTAGAGGCAATTGCAAATGATTTTGATTTGGATCTTACAAAAAAATGA
- a CDS encoding polymorphic toxin-type HINT domain-containing protein, which yields MDSWGGIITDPITLHKYLYADCDPVNKIDPSGHFSILGVMTAITITATIASIAIPVFTGIYLAIVNKVSVLDYISALCSEDVWIEAAIGIGMGTIVGLGIKAIAKKLACEVVAFIGVIMSLWSFYQSINLSIEMINGGMAQEQVPRYLAVLTETVILTTIIGKVCFTEDTLIKTEDGYKEIKDIEVGDLVYSEDPLTGEKGLKRVTNVFVNETGVIVRIYVGDEEIETTPTHPFWVIGKGWVIQ from the coding sequence ATGGATTCATGGGGAGGTATTATAACTGACCCAATTACCCTGCATAAATACCTGTATGCAGATTGCGACCCGGTAAATAAAATTGACCCGTCAGGACACTTTTCGATTTTAGGAGTAATGACGGCGATAACAATTACTGCCACAATAGCTTCCATAGCAATACCTGTTTTCACGGGAATATACCTTGCAATAGTAAATAAAGTATCAGTGTTGGATTACATTTCAGCATTATGCTCTGAAGATGTATGGATAGAGGCGGCCATAGGTATTGGAATGGGAACGATAGTAGGATTGGGGATAAAAGCAATAGCCAAAAAACTGGCATGCGAAGTAGTGGCATTTATAGGAGTAATCATGTCCCTGTGGAGCTTTTATCAGTCAATTAACTTGAGTATTGAAATGATCAACGGGGGAATGGCGCAAGAACAGGTACCAAGGTATCTGGCAGTACTTACAGAAACGGTAATACTGACTACAATAATAGGAAAGGTATGTTTCACTGAGGATACCCTAATTAAGACGGAGGATGGCTATAAAGAAATTAAAGATATAGAGGTAGGGGATTTAGTTTACTCAGAAGACCCGCTGACAGGAGAAAAGGGACTTAAGAGAGTAACCAATGTATTTGTAAATGAAACCGGCGTTATAGTAAGGATTTATGTAGGAGATGAAGAGATAGAGACAACACCCACCCATCCGTTTTGGGTAATAGGAAAAGGGTGGGTTATACAGTAA
- a CDS encoding AIM24 family protein, translated as MFNLQTVNELSLFAQGQGLMYAKKGAMIAYQGHFKFEKLLIGPGKNLVSAIISNIARRLTGEYMELMKVTGQGNCFFAELAKHVTVINLNPGESIGVESENLLAFTDTCDYGVRPIGVGVISQKGLFTSKLTGKGPNAQVAVLSDGNPLVLDSPCCVDPDAVICWTGPDPGFKLDLNWKTFIGQTSGESYMLEFKNPGQKVLVQPSERESGLKIGIDDKRYRPDTQSSAFQNTRQNLQNTFGSFNSNQNQSFSSNQGFGGNQGFGSSGSAGSGGGIGNLLGNILSGRF; from the coding sequence ATGTTTAATCTGCAAACTGTAAATGAGTTGAGTCTGTTTGCTCAAGGACAAGGTCTCATGTATGCAAAAAAAGGTGCCATGATAGCATACCAGGGACATTTTAAATTTGAAAAGCTATTAATAGGACCTGGTAAAAATCTTGTTTCAGCAATAATTAGCAATATCGCCAGAAGATTAACAGGAGAATACATGGAACTTATGAAAGTGACAGGTCAGGGAAATTGTTTTTTTGCTGAATTAGCAAAACACGTTACAGTTATAAACCTGAATCCTGGTGAAAGTATAGGTGTGGAAAGTGAAAACTTACTTGCATTTACAGATACCTGTGATTACGGTGTAAGGCCAATAGGTGTTGGAGTAATATCCCAGAAGGGTTTGTTTACTTCCAAACTTACAGGAAAAGGTCCTAATGCACAGGTGGCTGTGTTAAGTGACGGAAACCCTCTGGTTCTAGATTCTCCATGCTGTGTTGACCCGGATGCGGTAATATGCTGGACAGGTCCGGATCCAGGATTTAAACTTGATTTGAACTGGAAGACATTTATTGGGCAAACATCCGGGGAATCATATATGCTTGAATTTAAAAACCCAGGTCAAAAAGTTCTGGTGCAGCCTTCTGAAAGAGAATCAGGTCTTAAAATCGGCATTGATGATAAAAGATATAGACCGGATACCCAGTCAAGTGCGTTTCAAAATACAAGACAAAACTTGCAAAATACCTTTGGAAGCTTTAACTCCAATCAAAACCAAAGCTTTAGCAGCAATCAAGGATTTGGAGGTAACCAGGGATTTGGAAGCAGTGGAAGCGCCGGAAGTGGCGGAGGCATTGGAAATTTATTAGGTAATATATTAAGCGGGCGTTTTTAA